TCTGGCTTCCGCCATATCCGTCATACCGCAAACCTTAATCCGCGTCCTGGCGGTCATAAAATTCCTCCCGGTTAATCCGTTTCTGATTATGATTTTCTTGACCGGCTCACCAGCCCATCAATTCTCTTACCGCGGCCGCCTTGTCTGCCGACTTCATGAGGGTTTCACCAACCAGAACCGCGGCAACTCCTGCTTCAGCAAGTTTCCTGACGTCTTCATTACTCCTGATCCCGGACTCGCTTACCACCGGAATAGTGGCAGGGATTTCCCGCATCACTTGAAACGTCGTGTTGAGATCAACGGTAAATTCCCTTAAATTCCGGTTATTGATCCCGATAAAATCACTGCCGGCGGCAAGGGCCATCTCCGCTTCATGTTCGTCGTGTACCTCGACCAGAACATCAAGGGATAATTCCCGGGCAAACTCCAGATAATCCCTCATCTGGTATTGATCAAGAATTGCGGCAATGAGCAGAATAGCGTCAGCGCCGTATTGCCGCGCCTGCACGATCTGCGACTCATGAATAATAAAGTCCTTACGCAACACCGGCAGATCCACGACGGACCGGACCAGCGGAATATAATCCAGGGAACCCTGAAAAAAATTTTCATCGGTGAGCACCGACATTGCCTGTGCTCCGGCAAGCTTATACTGGCGGGCGATCTCTGCCGGATCAAAATCAGCGCAGATAACCCCTTTTGACGGCGAAGCCTTTTTAGCCTCTGCTATAAGCGATATGCCTTTACCTGCCAGCAGGGCCTGCTTGAATCCCCGGGGCGGATCAACTTTGCCGATGTCCCTACCTGGAACTCGCGCATTCAGCAGATCTTTCACTTCCAACCGCTTAACTTTAACTATCGAATCGAGAATCATCTATCTATTTTTATCATGATTTTTATAACTGATTAACAAGACAAACCAGTAATTATTTTCTGCAGAAAGCAACCATTGCATCCAGTGCAGCCATTGCTTTTCCTGAACGGACGATATCACGGGCTAATTCCACTCCGTCTTTCAGGTCTTCGCTCTTTCCGGCGGCCATCAATGCGGCGCCGGCATTTACCAGGACCATATCAAGGCAGGCGCCCTGTTTGCCGCCGAGAATCTCCTTGAGCTGCGATGCTGCGGCCTGGGCATTTTCTCCACCCTTAATGTCTTCAATTTTCGCCCGGGACAGCCCGAAATCTTCAGGTTTTACCTGATAGGTCGACACCTTCTCGCCGTCCCAATCCGCTATTGTCGTTTCTCCGGTGACAGTGATTTCATCCATATTGCCAGCGCCGCAGACCACCAGGGCCCTTTTTGACCCAAGTTTTCCGAGAACCGTTGCCAGTTTTTCCGTCAGACCCGGATCAAAGACTCCCATGACCTGAACATTTGCTCCTGCAGGGTTGGTCAGGGGACCAAGTATATTGAAAATGGTCCGCACGCCGATTTCACGCCGTGGTCCGATTGCGTATTTCATGGCTCCGTGCATCAGCGGTGCAAACATAAATCCGATCCCTACTTCCCGGATACATTGTGAGATTTTATCCGGGGTGAGACTGAGATCAACGCCCAGGGCCTCGAGAACATCGGCACTGCCGCAATGACTTGATACCGACCTGTTGCCGTGCTTGGCAACGGATACCCCGGCGCCGGCAACCACAAACGCCGCGGCGGTGGAGACGTTGAATGTTCCGGTGCCGTCCCCCCCGGTACCGCAGGTATCAACGAGGATACCGCTTGGGGGCATTGCGTCAATCTTTTCCGCCTTCCGGCGCATGACAATGGCCGCCCCGGTAATTTCATCAATGGTTTCGCCCTTCATGCGAAGCGCGGTAATAAAAGAACCTATCTGTGCCTCGGTGGCAGCCCCACTCATTATTTCATTCATGACGTCAACCATCTCTGGCTGGGTCAGATCAATGCCGGTAATGACCTTGCCGATTGCTTCCTTAATCACTGCCGTCCTCCAATTCATGTAACGTGTTACACGGTGAATTCCGCCCAAAAACAACAAAGGAAAAAATTGTCATTTCCATAATGCGGTATACCCCGGGTCAATGAAATTCTTCAATAACCGTACACCATCCGGAGTCATTATCGATTCAGGGTGGAACTGCACGCCCTCCACCGGAAATTCCTTGTGACGGAGTCCCATAAGTTCACCCTGGTCCGACCTGGCAGAGATCTCAAGACAGTCAGGCATTCCCTGTTCTTCAACCACCAGCGAATGATAACGCATAGCTTCAAAGGGATCGGGCAACCCGGAAAACACCCCTTTTCCGTCATGAGAAATCATGCTGGTTTTGCCATGCATCAGACGTCCGGCACGCACCGTTTTACCTCCGAATGCCTCACCCATTGCCTGATGTCCGAGACAAATCCCCAGAATCGGTATTTTTCCACTGAAATAACTGATGGCCTCAATAGAAATCCCGGCCTTTTCTGGTGTGCAGGGCCCCGGCGAAATAATCAGCCGCTCCGGTGCAAGGTTCTCAATGGTCGCCAGATCAACCTGATCATTGCGGAAAACCGTGAGTTCCGCCCCGAGACCGCCGAGACGCTGCACAATATTATAGGTAAATGAATCGTAATTATCTATGAGGACAATCATGATGGTTCCGTAAAATATCCAAAGCTGAATTATCGCCCCCAATGATTCCAAAAATCAGAAACAGGAAGCACAGAGGCCTGGGCCAACCAAACAGCCGACGATTAACAATCGTGTTCATTACCATCAAAAGCCCTGCTCAACAAGAGCGACTGCACGCCGTAAGCCTTTGGCCTTATTAAGGGTTTCCTCGTATTCTCTCTGCGGGTCTGAATCAGCAACAATTCCGGCACCGGCCTGAACCCAAAGGTTCTTTCCCTGCATTACAAAGGTCCGGATGGTTATGCAGAAATCCATATTCCCTGAAAAACCAAAATATCCCACGGCACCGGCATAAGGTCCGCGTCGTTGGGGTTCAAGCTCCTCAATGATTTCCATAGCCCTGATCTTGGGCGCCCCGGAAACCGTCCCCGCAGGGAAACAGGCCTTGAGTACATCAAACTGATCCTTGCCGTTATCCAACACACCGTGCACCCCGGAAACAATATGCATCACATGGCTGTATCGCTCGACAACCAGCTGCTCCCTGACCTCGACTGTGCCATATCTGGCAACACGTCCCGCATCATTTCTGCCGAGGTCGACCAGCATAAAATGTTCCGCCCGCTCTTTCGGATCTGCAAGCAGCTCTTTTTCAAAAGCCAGATCTTCTTCCGGGGTCTTGCCCCTGGGCCTTGTCCCGGCGATGGGGCGAAGTTCTATTTCTTCATTTTCCAAACGGACAAGTATTTCCGGAGAAGAACCGATCTGAATGATATCGCCCATTTTCAGATAAAAAAGATAGGGGCTGGGATTTATATGCCGCAATGCCCGATACAGCGTAAACGGCGGGATCGTGGTTTCCGCATGAAATCGCTGGGAAAGCACCACCTGGAAAATATCACCGGCAGTGATGTATTCCTTGGCCTTCCTGACCATTTCCTTAAATGTTTCTTCCTCCATATTGGAGGTGAATTCATGGGGGGTAATATCAGCAGGCTCACTGTAGGATAATGACCGCGCCAGTCGTTTGACTATTCC
The Pseudomonadota bacterium DNA segment above includes these coding regions:
- the trpC gene encoding indole-3-glycerol phosphate synthase TrpC encodes the protein MILDSIVKVKRLEVKDLLNARVPGRDIGKVDPPRGFKQALLAGKGISLIAEAKKASPSKGVICADFDPAEIARQYKLAGAQAMSVLTDENFFQGSLDYIPLVRSVVDLPVLRKDFIIHESQIVQARQYGADAILLIAAILDQYQMRDYLEFARELSLDVLVEVHDEHEAEMALAAGSDFIGINNRNLREFTVDLNTTFQVMREIPATIPVVSESGIRSNEDVRKLAEAGVAAVLVGETLMKSADKAAAVRELMGW
- the trpE gene encoding anthranilate synthase component I, which codes for MKVRHQPEFGDFKKLATDNGLIPVFREIIADLDTPLTVFAKVAGEEKHAFLLESLEGGEKWGRYSFIGFDPIVVFESRGENLRISRDNHTDELHGDPLNALKDLLASFQLKGDSEFLPRFYGGAVGYLGYDMVRFMERLPEQNAILENFPDSAFMVPRMVLIYDNLKQTLTIVNCVEVSAQADLPNLYRKAIAGIDGIVKRLARSLSYSEPADITPHEFTSNMEEETFKEMVRKAKEYITAGDIFQVVLSQRFHAETTIPPFTLYRALRHINPSPYLFYLKMGDIIQIGSSPEILVRLENEEIELRPIAGTRPRGKTPEEDLAFEKELLADPKERAEHFMLVDLGRNDAGRVARYGTVEVREQLVVERYSHVMHIVSGVHGVLDNGKDQFDVLKACFPAGTVSGAPKIRAMEIIEELEPQRRGPYAGAVGYFGFSGNMDFCITIRTFVMQGKNLWVQAGAGIVADSDPQREYEETLNKAKGLRRAVALVEQGF
- the trpD gene encoding anthranilate phosphoribosyltransferase, translated to MIKEAIGKVITGIDLTQPEMVDVMNEIMSGAATEAQIGSFITALRMKGETIDEITGAAIVMRRKAEKIDAMPPSGILVDTCGTGGDGTGTFNVSTAAAFVVAGAGVSVAKHGNRSVSSHCGSADVLEALGVDLSLTPDKISQCIREVGIGFMFAPLMHGAMKYAIGPRREIGVRTIFNILGPLTNPAGANVQVMGVFDPGLTEKLATVLGKLGSKRALVVCGAGNMDEITVTGETTIADWDGEKVSTYQVKPEDFGLSRAKIEDIKGGENAQAAASQLKEILGGKQGACLDMVLVNAGAALMAAGKSEDLKDGVELARDIVRSGKAMAALDAMVAFCRK
- a CDS encoding aminodeoxychorismate/anthranilate synthase component II, with product MIVLIDNYDSFTYNIVQRLGGLGAELTVFRNDQVDLATIENLAPERLIISPGPCTPEKAGISIEAISYFSGKIPILGICLGHQAMGEAFGGKTVRAGRLMHGKTSMISHDGKGVFSGLPDPFEAMRYHSLVVEEQGMPDCLEISARSDQGELMGLRHKEFPVEGVQFHPESIMTPDGVRLLKNFIDPGYTALWK